A window of Amblyraja radiata isolate CabotCenter1 chromosome 25, sAmbRad1.1.pri, whole genome shotgun sequence contains these coding sequences:
- the LOC116987159 gene encoding phospholipase A2-like, producing MIQCVLPDSSPILDFNDYGCNCGFGGARNSVDQLDTCCWEHDKCYREAKANHCRYLIDSPYIELYDYSCSGNTISCSNNNNPCETDICNCDRIAAICFSDAPYNPQYKNLDKDLYCN from the exons ATGATACAGTGTGTCCTTCCTGACAGTTCCCCCATCCTGGACTTCAATGATTATGGATGTAACTGTGGCTTTGGCGGTGCTCGAAACAGTGTTGACCAGCTGGACAC ATGTTGCTGGGAGCATGATAAATGCTATCGCGAGGCAAAAGCTAATCACTGCAGGTATCTGATAGACAGCCCATACATTGAACTCTATGACTACTCTTGCTCTGGGAATACGATCTCTTGCAGCA ACAATAATAATCCCTGTGAGACTGATATTTGTAATTGTGATCGTATAGCAGCCATCTGCTTTTCAGATGCCCCTTACAACCCTCAGTATAAAAATTTGGACAAGGATCTCTACTGCAACTAA